In Oryza sativa Japonica Group chromosome 8, ASM3414082v1, the sequence CTAGAATGTTGCACACATGCAAGTTAAGGGATTTATAATGCAATTTACCTTATAGACAATATAAACCGCACCGAATACTAAATGCACATAGGGTGTTCAGAAAAGAGTAAACTGGAAGGAATTTTTAAGGCACAAGTGTAGAAAAGAACATCTGAGAAAATTCAAGAATGTATGGAACAGCACGGCAAGGAAATATCAGAATCACAATGCTTACTCATTTGCACATTCTGGTTCTCTACCCGCGAAGATGACCTGCGCATAAGGTGAGGCTCTCGGATATTCAGTTATATCAGTAATTGCTTCCTCGATACTGAACTGGGAATTGGATGCAAGAGTGAGGGACAGCACTCGTAGTGCTCTTGCCTTGGACAGAATGAACTCTATAAGAAGCATTTCATTACAGAGGCAAGAAACCTTCTTCATGCGCACAACATGAAGTTTGGCAAACATATGATTGACCCACTGAGCATCGAAGAACTCATCATCTGTTTTCATTTCCTGGGTCCCATCACTAAATACCTGTAGGGAAACACAAAAGGAATTGTCATCATCTTGAaacaaaataaaggaaaaaggagcTTGTGAATTCAGCATTTACCCAAACATCGAGTTCTTCAAGAACTGGCGCACTTCTAAGTAGGCAAAAAGTAGCCAAAATGTGAGATAAAATACAAAAATTCACTCCAAGGACTAAGCTCCTAAGGTTCTCAAACAGGAATGGCAATCGCTCCAGCACGTCAACTTCAGTTgactggaaaaaaaatcagtaaatTAGTGTCAAAACATGGTATCAATATTCAATATAAAAAAAGTGACAATAAATTATCAGTTTCTATAATAATACTGTCTATTTCACTAACTTGTTTTTTATTACTAACTAATGGAGCACTTTATAAAAAGTAAAACATGCCATAAGAGTTCCAAACTTCCAATCAACACTTTAGATAACAAAACATCTGTCAGGCTAACTACACTGTCTTCCCTTCAATCAATCCTTGAAAAttggggtaaaaaaaaaagatctgtAATAACAGATATGAATCAAAATTGATGCAACAATGAAATAAACCAGATGGGTTACCAAAATGGAATTGCAGTAGAAGCTGAGCTTGGTGACATGCGCCATCCGCATCAAGTATTTGGCGTAATTTGGGCCAAAGAGACAACATTCCTCCAGCCGTGCGATGTCTTCGATCCGTCCACCATATTTATGGCCAAGAGCTATGGTCAGTTTCCGGAGATTGGACCCCCGAATCACCCAATCTTCGTCGGGTCCATCTCCGATGAGCTTTCCGTCGATGAGACTCGCCTCCTGGAGCACCGGCGATGCGGCAATCAGGGTGGCTATCCCCCTTCCCCCGGGACTCTGAGCTTGGACCATAGAGAAGTGCAGCGTCTTCAGATTCGGGAACCCGGCGAACTCAGCGGGCAAGTTGGGGAGACCGCAGCAGTAGAGCTTGAGGGAGGTGAGCTCGCGGAAGGAGAAGAGGCAGGAGTTGAGCTTCTGGTACATGAACTCGTACCGGAGGGTCAGCTCCAGGtcccggaggccgccgcggaggtggaggtggaggagccaGTCGTGGAAGGCGGTGGGGGACCAGGAGCGGTCGCGCGTGGCGAGGCGGAAGGAGCGGACGggcgcggtgcggcggaggagcagGGCGTCCACGTCGGAGGCGCCGATGCCGGGGCTGTTGAGGAGGCCGACGGTGGGGAGCGACTcccagcggcggcgccacgcTCGGGACAGCGCGGAGGTGCGGACCACGTCGTGGATGTGGAGGCGGGAGAGGATGTTGTCGAGGACGTCGAGGGGGAGCGAGCCCAGCGCGTCCATCGCCGGCCCGACGCTTCGCCGCTgcctgctcggcggcggcggcggcgaccgcacGTCGGCCATTTCCGTTCCCCCGCGCGCTCCAAAACCTAACCGCTCTCGTGCGGTCTTGCGGATCGTGCGCAAGATCAAAATTTTCCCGGGCCGAACTGCGGTTGAGCCAATATGGACTGGGCCGTATGTCCGAGAAACATGACAAAGGCCTGTCTAGAAGCTCTCCAAACAGTtatcttttctccaacaagtcGGATGGAAAATTGGATATTCGTggtacgtttttcaaactactatacGGTTATATAtggaagttgctctaaaatatcagataaatatatttttcaagttcataataattaaaatttaattaatcatatgttaatactacctcgttttgcgtgaaacacttaatcttcatctttatctgcACGAGCTTCAAACACCACCTCTGTATAGGTATATAAAATAGTTAAGTGAGAAATAGGTATATAAAATAGTTAAGTGAGAAATAGGACGTATTGCATAAAGAAGATGACATTTtgttaatcttgctgcaagaaCATCTATTGTAGCTCATGATTATCTGTTGGTTGATAATGTACCAGAAAAGAAACCAAGAGAAACAGAGTAGAACAATTTACCGGCATTATGAATTCGAGCTCCCTTGCTCGAGACAATCATGTAATAAGCTTGATGAAATCACAGTCGTTAGAGTATATTGCGTAATCGACTATTGCTTTCTCAAGGGATGGGAGGTTACTGATCTGCCACCCATCTTCATATATTTCAATAATAATCAAATTCTAGATATTTGGAGCCTGATTCCTGAATAACCATCTTCTCCTATCCACCATCTTTGTAAGGAAACAACACCATCAGGAGTGATAGTCTTTTTAGCAATATGGAGATCTAGCCAACAATACTTCAAATCCTTGTGCTCCTTCTTGAAAGCCAACATCTGATAGTGATAGACTAGTTAGATTTAAGAACCCTACGAAGCATGTTGGAAAACCTAGGATGTCGCACTCTATAAGTTCGAGTTGGGTAAGCTCGCAGCATGAGAAGATGGAGTGGAGAATGTAGAGCTCCTCATCCGGCCTTCGCACAGCGAGTCGAGGCCAAAGCGCAGACGGTGTCGTGGAtggggaggtgggagaggacgTCATTGAGAATCTCCGGCGGGAGAAAGTCCAGGCCAAGCTGATGGCCCCGCATCGCCCGTGGCGATGACCGTAGCTTGCGACTAGGCAGCGATATCTATATGGATTTCTATTCACCAAAATCGAGCTAGGGTTTAGGGATGGCAAGTGCTAATCGATTGCGAGTAGCAATGGAGAAGCATATACATTGACGAATGATTGGGGTCATCGGCTCGCCGTCGGTGATGCAGGTTCACAGAGGAGGCGGCTCAAACATCGGTGGTGAGGCGGTGAGGTAGAGAAGCAGTGAGGCTAGAAAATAGGAAGTGGGCTTAGCGCCAATGAGGTCTATCTCGGCCTAGCACTTTCCCTAAAATCTTGTGTCAAACTTCTCAAAACGCCGCAACTAGGCTGTTTGAGAGAaccattaacacatgattaattgagtgttAATTACTTTAACCTAAAAATGATTAACATAATTCTTAAAATAACGTTTCTACGAAATTTTTGTAACAAAAAAACAActgtttaatagtttgggaagcgtgtacgtaaaaaagaaatattttctATCATTAATTTTCTATAGAGCGAGGAGTGTAAGTGTACCAGTTAGTAATTAGCTACCAAAAATATAGCATATGCATCTCTTTTCCATGTGGCCATATGGGGTACATAAAGAAAGGATATCTGGGAGCAAGTTTTATAAATAGAGGTGACTACCACCTCTAATTTTATCTATATCATCTATCTACAAATTAAGAGATAACCTATATAATATGTTAAATTTTGGTTTGGGCCTTTGGTAAAACAAAATCTAATGTGAAAGAATTAGAATTATTGAGGTTTATGTGTTAGAGGTATCAAGCATTAGATTTCGCCTACCAAAGGCCCAAATCAAAACGTCAGCTACGAATTCTGTCAAAGCAGAGCGAAGGTTCACAAACTGCCACTCCAGCTTGATTTTCAGTATCTCAGTTAGCTCAAACTGTAACAAAACTCTGAACAGATATTCGAGACCAGCTGATTCGACACGTTTTGAACAAGAGTTGGTCAACCTTTGAAATTTGGACTATCAATACATCTAGCAATTCTTATTTTTAATCATAAAATTGGTAGATATAGCATTATTGATAAATACTTTCATGATCTTATAAAGTTACTAGATTTTATAAACTTTATTCTAACGAGAAATTATGTTCAAAGTCAAGCCTTCAAGATAATGGGCAATACAACAAAATCCAAGAATCATCCATAATTAAAATGTCTGACTAGTATTTGGTGTACAGACAATTACTGTAAACACTTTTTTATCTTCGAAGAAGATTACACTACAAGCCACTGTTACCTCCACCATTTCTGCAAAATTGACACTGAATCAACCAGTGACAATTGATACATGCTCTCGGATACCCACAACAAATATTACCAGAGTCATGTCCGGTAGAAAGAAAACTTAACAATCAAGCTGTTCCGGTAGCAAGTAATATGCGAAAGCATGCTTGACCACAGTCCATGTAAAAGATATCCTCTAGCTCCGCACCAAGAATGCTCTTGGCACTCAAATGCAATAATCCTGTCCAatacaaagaaaaataattactCAGGCCATAATTTTCTAAACATTTTCCAGACTATAGGCAATCAACAGTAAATTGATATATTTGAGTCTTTTGCAGCGCAACAATCAACTGTGTAAATACCAGAAAGAGGGAAATAAGAGGTGTTACCCAGAATTCGAATAGACAAAAATAAATAGGAATTTGAATAGACAAATGTTCGAGTCTTTGCACAGCAAATGTTCATTTTACCAAGGCATTTTGCAAGGGTTGAGTATTTCTATGCGGAAATCAATTTGGTTGCAAAGGGGTGCAACAGAAAAGGGGTTCTCTATATCAAAGACCTTACATCTTCTGTGTATCCAAACTTTGCATCACAAATACACTAGAAAGCACTTTACATACACAACCTTTTCCAATAAGTTAGACAAAACTGTTTGACAAAATAGTGCTTTGAAAGAGAACTTGAACGGTACCTCAAACAAAAGAATGAATCAAAAGACATTATTATGCTCCTGTTCGTGGAATAAGCCAAACAggatatttgcaaacgaaaagtaatttgtgaataaaatatttatatacgtattcttagcgatctaaaagcaaaggctgaaaaataaactttaatgaaaaaagaccaaaatcagctccaaaattaaggttgaaaattcaaattttggctgataagcataagcataagcgaaaagatgaggttgTTCATATTTTGGCTTTAACCATCTTGCATGGATTTGTTAAACCCAAAGACCGAACCAAGTAGCCTGCAGTTCAGTCCAAAACAAGCCAAGCAATATATTGCTTCTTCTGTAACTAACAGATACTTGTAATTTAATGTATGTGTAAGACTATATAACAAGAAAATATTAGAGTGAAATAAACTTTTCGGGTATATATTCAAACATCGATACATGGAAGGTATATCCAATGTTCTCCAAAGTTAATGACACCTTATGTTCCAGGGTTTAGTTTGACAAGGGAATGGAATTAAATTAGTAAACTTTGATGTTGACATGCACTTCTGCATatccaaagattccaaagggaAAAACCCTGTTGGAGGGTAGCTATTCCAGCATCACATCCTACTCAGCTATAAAAATACTGAAAAAATTCATACATACTTGTTTcattaactaaaaaaaaaagaaaaaaaatcagttggtTTGTCATATAATATGGATGGATTTAAGATACATAGTAACTCATATGATGCAAGATTGAATATCGTAACCTGAAATAACAATTTCAGAAGATgccgataaaaaaaaatataacaatagaTAACTTTACAGGTTATTGTCACTTACATCCATGCTCCTAAAGAAGACCTTGGCTTTTGGTGACACTCTTCTATATTTTACTAACTCGATAACTGCTTCTTCACTAGGCTTTGAGAATGAGCTACTATCATCTCGAAAAACCCAAAATTTAGTAAGTAGCCTAGCTCTTGACAGAACAAACTCAATAAAGTGCATATCATTTGACAAGCATGGGGTATTCCTCATGGTTATGCCATCCAGATTAGCAAACATATCGTTGGTCCCAATTGTATTGAAAAAATCTACATCTATATCATCATTCTGAGGATAATAACTTTCCATGATCTGCCaaaaattaacaaatattttaaatagttcctgtaaaaatattttaaatgagAGCATTAAATAGGGAAAAGAACTGATGCAATATCACCTCAATGTCCAGAACTTCAATGTTGGGGCACTTATTGAGTAAAGAAAACATACATAAAATGTTAGAGACATCACAGAATTTTGTACGAAGTGTTAATTTCTTCAATTTCTCAAAAGAACATGAAAGTCCCTCCAGAGCATTATCCACTTCTGTATCCTGAAACAAATACAACAATTATACTATATGAGAAGATGGCTcaatagaaaatatattttacaaatcTCACTCTTTTTCTTCGAGTCTAACGTAATTGAACACAAAATTGGACATGACAACATCAACTTCAGCTACTGTACTAGAGATTCAGGCTTTAACAAAAATAACTTAAATGAAACTTGCTTAATGAAAATTAAAACCTATTGGAAGAACTCTAGATAGAAATATAGCACTTTTCGACAGATTTGCCCTAATCTGCCTCACTAAACAACTCATTTTAGTCTTCTCTTCCACTTGCTTGAGTTGCTTATGCTCTAGCAATATCACACATACCACCCTCCTTGCTCTCTGCTCCCCTAAACACTCCTAGCAAACTTGCCACCAATTAAAACAAGCCATAAAATCCACACAGGGAAAACCGTACTCTTACCCTGTGGAGGAATTACTAGAATGTTCAAGATATCGTCTGACGTGAATAGACAGCCATGCAGTACCACTACGAGAACTTGCAGGAACAGGGATTCGGCCAGTTAGGGGAGCAGGGCTCAGAGGAGATGCTTGAGATCAAAATGGGCAAGAGAATCAGAAACAGAACTGGAGTAGGACTGTAAGAGAACCAAAAGCAGAAGCAAGGATCATTCTTCATGGACTGGATTAGTCATGAAGAAACAGAACACCCATTTAAACATGAGACTATGAGAACAACAGTGGTGCTTTTACTGAAATTGTTCAGTAGTTATGGGAATTCAGTAAAAATGCACTTTTAAGTGATATTTCACTAAGAAGAAAGGTCCAGGTGGGCCTGTTCACTAAGGATGTAGCTGTCAATCGTAAGCATCCCAATTCaaaacaaaactacatgttGCATATGTAAAATCATAATCTTAACACAAAGGGGGAAATTCACAGCAAATTGtatccaacagcataaaaaatataaagcatTTTCTTTCCAATTGACCattgaaacaaaataaaaatgacacaaTCCCACTGTAGCATCTTTGGTTGCTTCTGGCAgtacatctatctattatattattaaaacaacttTGAAAGGAGACACCATGTTCgttgtggaggctagaaattcccacattaatcggagaaaaagaaaaacagagtctatgtagaaatacaatttagaaataactgaaattcggaattaaaaataagcaatattaaaaaaagagtccatataagaacccaatacgagattaattaaaattcagaataaaaataaaataaattctgaaattaggaaaaagaaaaataagagttcaagtaggaatacaattttgaaatatattgaaattcggaattaaaaataagcaatattagaAAATagttcatataagaacccaatacaagattaattaaaattcggaataaaaataaaataaattctgaaattaggaaaagaaaaagaagggttgaagtaggaatacaattttgaaataactaaaatttgaaataaaaaataaatattgaaaCAACAATTAATCCATCTAAAACACAATACTAATTAGAATTTGaaataagaaataaaataaattcaaaaattataaaaacgaaaataagagttcaattagaaataaactttataaataactaaaattcgtaataaaaaTAAGAGTTAATTGCACTTTGGTCCACCTTTTGTTACCAAAGTTTCGCTTTGGACTATCCTCTAACCtatattttcactttggatTAGGTAAGATTACCTTTGGtgcactttggaccaccccaaGTCATTTTCTGTAGCTGCATCTACTCTATAATGTTGTAAAGAATTGTCCGTGTAAGTTGGAAAAGATTACCGGTTTACGGGTTGCTGATGTGTTTAAAGTTGGAAATGTCATTTATATATTCCTAAAAAGTTTATGgagtggtccaaagtgaaagaAAGGTAAAGTAACCTTGCCCAAAGTGAAAAAATGTGTTAAAGGGTAGTCCAAAATGAAACTTTGGTAATAAAATGTGGCCCTAAAcacaatttactctaaaaataaaGAGTATTGAAAAATAAACCATCTAGAACAtatgacgagattaattaaaatttggaataacaaataaaaataaattccaaaaatagaaaaataattataagagttcaagtagaaatacaatttacaaataaaaaaatagagtaaataGAACATAACTTGACAAATATAAGATAGATGGCATCGGTTTGGAATTCAACAGAACTAGACAAATTCATAGATAGAGAGTTAGAAGGAAAACCTAACAAAATGTTCAAGATATGACAATGATACAGAAGAAAAAACAACTAGGTTCAGCAAACCAATTTACCGGTATATGAAGGTCGAGCAAAACATGTCAGTAGCTGAACAAAATCACGATCGGTAGATTCATTATCAACACTGATAGTCGCCGTCTGGATGGAAGGAAGCTGCTCGATCTCCCATAGAAAATCGAACTCTAACTGAATAATCAAATCCTTGAGATTTGGTGCCCGAATCACCCACTCATCCCACTCGCCGCCTTCCATACTAACATTCTTAAGCTCCAGCGACTGAAGCAACGGAGCCGAGGAGATCATCGCCTCCAAAGTCCTCTCCCCATGGGGTGGAAAAGCGACCATGGTGAGGGTTAACACGGTGAGATTTGGGAACCCTGAGAAGTCCGAGGGCGCGGCCGGGAGGCGGCAGCTCCCGAGCTCCAGCTTGGTGAGCTCGCGGCACGAGAAGATGGCGGCGTGAAGCGTGTGGAAGAGGAAGTTGTCGGCCTCCGAGAAGATTAGGGCGAGGTGCTCGACGCCCCtcccggcgaggacgacgaaccACTCGTCCGCGCGGGCGGAGCCACCGCTCTCGATCCACCCGTGGCGGAAATGGCGGACGGGGCACGCGTACCGCGCGAGgatttggccgacggcggcggcggcgcccgcctcgccgctgcCCCACCCGAAGCGGATCCCCGGGGAGGACTCCCAGCGGCGGCGCCAGTCGCGGGAGAGAGCCGACGTGCGGACGGCCTGGCGGACGGGGAGGCGGCCGACGATGTTCTCGAGGATCTCCGACGGGAGGGAGTTCAGGCTCGGCTTCGGCTGCTGCGGCGCCGCCCCCGGAGACAGCCGCCGCAGCTTCCGGCGTCGGGGCGACCcctccatgtttttttttttttttgatcggactcgagaggcggcggagacggctcgccggcgagccgacaaggcggcggacggcgatgTGAATTTGGGATTTTGGATTTGGGAAAGAGTATTTGTAGTATAGGAGCTAGGGCAATTGTGTTAGAGGAAACTACGTAGCGGTATACCGTTCCAACGAAATGGGTAATGTGTATACCGTTTCAACGGAATAGCTAATGTGTATTGATACGACGTGAGTACTATAGTACTTATCAAATAGATACCGGGATCAATTGTTACTGTTTCAATATAATAGCTAATATGTACTGATATGACGTGAGTACAATATCATACTTATCAAATAGATACCGGGATCAATTGTTACTATCCACTGTGAGTGTAATTATGATTTTATCTATACTTTTTAGTGTATATATTATTTCCTTATTTTTCTAAATGAAGTTAGATTTTCTTTCTAATCTGTTAGCTCAGGTTGACGGTGTTAAAGTTGTCGTAACAAGACATATGTATCCTGCATCTGCATGTTGTTGtacccctgttttttttttatctgttgTGTTTTTCACATGTTTTGATGCTGAGGATTTTGACATCATTAATTAAGGTTTGGGTATGCCAAAAATCTAACCGAGCATATAAGTTTAGGACAAGCGTGTAGTCTTAATAAAGAGCATATTCATCTTTTCACACCCATAATATGTTGACTAGGGATGAAGGTGGTATATGTCGTTCTGCATATGTTTTTAAGTTGCACCGTCTAAATATGATACATCTGAGACGTCTCTATCTTTTAAaacatttaaatttaaattagatGCACAAAAACGATAGGTATATACTTGTCTCAAGAAAATTGAGTTGAAAAGGCTACAACACAAAGGGTTTATTTGACAAGGACAAACATGGAGAAAAATGATTAAAAGTGAGAAAATTTCAAGGGACGTACCTTTAGTTGAAAAGGCTACAGCAACTTATATTTAAAATTATACCAAATGCTCAGTCAACGTAATTTTTCTAAACAATTTATTATGTTTGGATAATTAGATTTGTTCAATCCATGCAATTTAGTTATTTCTCGAAGAAAACAGTCAATTATGTTTCTCCACGACCATATTTTCTCTAAGGCTGCAGATGGAGTGGAGTATAATAGCAATTTCTATTTTCTAGTTATATCCTCCCTCTATCAAGAAATGATAAAACCATCACGCACTAAACTTAAGTCGAGATCATGCCGTACATCATTCAGCAAAAATGCAAACAGAATCCAGAGTTACAAGAAATCGAATAGCTACATCAGGAAGAAAGAAGCAGAAGACAGCAGCTGAAAGACTCGTCAGACATTGTCTTCAGGTTTAGGAGAATTGGCACGAGCACTGGAAGCACCAATGGCTACCTGGTCAGCTCGAGAATCTGCTTGCACATTGTCAGCACTACGACTGGCAGGATCGGTAAGAGCTTCTGCCAACCTGGGCGAGGTCTTTGATGACAAAAAGTATTATGAGACAAGTATGCAAGATGAATACAACTGGTATTCGGTATGCAAGTAATATTACTTACAGGATGGGAAGATGATGAGACTGACGAAGGCTCAGGAAATGGTGGAATGGAAATGTTCAATTGCTCAGACAGATACTGCATTTCCATCAGGAAGTAAGAACTAATGAATTGaagaataaaaaatgaaaaatggtTAATCTTAGCTACCTTTAGGTTAGAAGTGAAGTATTTTTTAACTGCAGCGAAGTAGTTTAGCAAAAGCTTCTTATCTTCATGAAGAGCCTGTGCCATCTCCTTGCGTTCTTTCAGTAACTTTTGCCGTATTAGCAACATCTCCTCAATATGTTTATGCTGATCCACGGCATCTAGATCCAACCGATTAATTTTGCAAGGATGTGCAAGATCTATCCAGTTGCCTGTTCTTGTTGTTTCCAACTTATAATTAACACTGGGAGTGTCCATGTAACCACTGGCATTAAGTTAGATTAAAAGTAAGAAGAATATCAGTATCAGATGGATACGGGGAAGGCAAATTTCATAGTGCTAaatatacaagaaaaaaaaagatgagcaACTATTTTAAGAGTGTTTGTGGGAAGGGGACAGATACACCATTCATGCCTTACTACTTTGTCCCACCAACACATGTTATGAGGACTCCCCACTTCCCCAGTAGCCCTCTCCCACTGCCTGTCCTAAGATTTGTCCCCACATTGGaatctgcagctgctcatcaactcGGTTCAagaaattttcaactcaataCGAAAAACATTTCCCCTATTCAATGTCATCCCACTCAtattaaaagatttttttttcagtttgatTCAACAATTTACAAATTGATTCAAAATCTTTCAACTCATTCCGGTTTCACCTCAAAACAAAATTCAGCTTCCAGCTAAGAAGCAGATTATCAACTGTCAATCGAGACTACCTCCTAGCAAATGCATCCACGCCACCTTGCCATTGTTGCAGAGGCCCTTGTCACATGTAAAAGTGAAATATGTGGGGTGGTACCACGTGAAGCTTCTCTAATGGTACTTGCAAGCACGCAGGGCCAGGGGCAGCGTGTTTTCAAGTTCTTATTTGTGAGGAGGTACCATTACTCCTCATCATGCATCGCAGCAACACTTTGGAAGGAGAGGAGAATCCACATACTGGGGAGCTTACAGGCTCCCGTGAAAGTATGAAACCGCACTACTGcagtttcaaagaaaaaaattagtttCTTGAGTGCAATTCACTGCTAAAGATTTTGAGAAGCACAAATACATTTTTCAATATGTTGGAAGGACCAACTTAACTTTATAATGTAAGCTATAGCCAATATAAGGCAGTGAATACACTATCAGTTTACTTA encodes:
- the LOC4345766 gene encoding F-box/FBD/LRR-repeat protein At1g13570 — its product is MADVRSPPPPPSRQRRSVGPAMDALGSLPLDVLDNILSRLHIHDVVRTSALSRAWRRRWESLPTVGLLNSPGIGASDVDALLLRRTAPVRSFRLATRDRSWSPTAFHDWLLHLHLRGGLRDLELTLRYEFMYQKLNSCLFSFRELTSLKLYCCGLPNLPAEFAGFPNLKTLHFSMVQAQSPGGRGIATLIAASPVLQEASLIDGKLIGDGPDEDWVIRGSNLRKLTIALGHKYGGRIEDIARLEECCLFGPNYAKYLMRMAHVTKLSFYCNSILSTEVDVLERLPFLFENLRSLVLGVNFCILSHILATFCLLRSAPVLEELDVWVFSDGTQEMKTDDEFFDAQWVNHMFAKLHVVRMKKVSCLCNEMLLIEFILSKARALRVLSLTLASNSQFSIEEAITDITEYPRASPYAQVIFAGREPECANDEWNGFVDLSAELSDLEDIQTSGRRSLDTVNPRRRQRLNGESVAQLQQLEEQLLELEKEEEEHHMRRMQALNEMDQESENVFRHQEYIISTIEFLSKQCNLHQFSLPPWPGRPSMLSSHTATTGPGDTPVDPVDNADVHVDSQEDHATLDAADAHVGSPTKNVANGAPNGFADSPEGHI
- the LOC4345767 gene encoding F-box/FBD/LRR-repeat protein At1g13570 isoform X1 translates to MEGSPRRRKLRRLSPGAAPQQPKPSLNSLPSEILENIVGRLPVRQAVRTSALSRDWRRRWESSPGIRFGWGSGEAGAAAAVGQILARYACPVRHFRHGWIESGGSARADEWFVVLAGRGVEHLALIFSEADNFLFHTLHAAIFSCRELTKLELGSCRLPAAPSDFSGFPNLTVLTLTMVAFPPHGERTLEAMISSAPLLQSLELKNVSMEGGEWDEWVIRAPNLKDLIIQLEFDFLWEIEQLPSIQTATISVDNESTDRDFVQLLTCFARPSYTASPLSPAPLTGRIPVPASSRSGTAWLSIHVRRYLEHSSNSSTGIQKWIMLWRDFHVLLRN
- the LOC4345767 gene encoding F-box/FBD/LRR-repeat protein At1g13570 isoform X2 → MEGSPRRRKLRRLSPGAAPQQPKPSLNSLPSEILENIVGRLPVRQAVRTSALSRDWRRRWESSPGIRFGWGSGEAGAAAAVGQILARYACPVRHFRHGWIESGGSARADEWFVVLAGRGVEHLALIFSEADNFLFHTLHAAIFSCRELTKLELGSCRLPAAPSDFSGFPNLTVLTLTMVAFPPHGERTLEAMISSAPLLQSLELKNVSMEGGEWDEWVIRAPNLKDLIIQLEFDFLWEIEQLPSIQTATISVDNESTDRDFVQLLTCFARPSYTGYRSG